Proteins encoded together in one Impatiens glandulifera chromosome 1, dImpGla2.1, whole genome shotgun sequence window:
- the LOC124916601 gene encoding histidine biosynthesis bifunctional protein hisIE, chloroplastic isoform X1, with amino-acid sequence MAAMDFTCLHPVKLLPHKGQLCLFSSPVRQKYQSIKFTRIQQQGYPLIASCLPISDKVVSPAPEIDLLLNRVKWDDKGLAVAIAQNIDTGAILMQGFVNKEALEVTISSRKATFYSRSRSKLWIKGETSMNFIQVNEIFFDCDYDSIIYLGKPDGPTCHTGAETCYYTSVFDSLKNPQVEEKGVALTTLYSLESIISQRKEELSLPVEGKPSWTRRLLTNDKLLCSKIREEADELCRTLEENEDETRTASEMADVLYHSMALLGLRGVKVEDVMEILRKRFSKSGIEEKENRRK; translated from the exons ATGGCTGCTATGGACTTTACCTGCCTTCACCCAGTGAAGTTGCTTCCTCACAAGGGCCAGCTCTGTCTCTTTTCTTCTCCTGTAAGACAGAAGTATCAGAGCATCAAATTTACCAGAATTCAACAACAAGGATATCCCCTTATTGCTTCTTGTCTTCCAATATCAGATAAAGTTGTCTCCCCTGCACCCGAG ATCGACTTGTTACTGAACAGGGTCAAATGGGATGACAAAGGTTTGGCTGTTGCTATAGCCCAGAACATAGACACAGGAGCCATCTTaatgcaagggtttgtgaacaAGGAAGCCTTGGAAGTTACCATTTCCTCGCGCAAGGCAACATTCTATAGCAGGTCGAGGTCAAAATTATGGATCAAGGGAGAGACGTCTATGAACTTCATTCAagttaatgaaatattttttgattGTGACTATGATTCT ATAATATATCTTGGAAAGCCTGATGGTCCTACTTGCCATACAGGGGCGGAGACTTGTTACTACACTTCGGTGTTTGATTCGTTAAAGAATCCACAG GTTGAAGAAAAAGGGGTTGCTTTGACCACTCTGTATTCCCTTGAATCAATTATATCTCAACGGAAAGAAGAGCTGTCACTGCCGGTGGAAGGGAAACCATCATGGACAAGGCGTTTATTGACTAACGATAAATTGCTCTGCTCGAAAATCAG GGAAGAAGCAGACGAGCTTTGTAGAACTCTAGAGGAAAATGAGGATGAAACTCGGACAGCCTCAGAGATGGCGGATGTTCTTTACCATTCGATGGCCCTGTTGGGACTTAGAGGTGTGAAAGTCGAAGATGTTATGGAGATCTTGAGGAAACGCTTCTCAAAATCAGGTATTGAGGAGAAGGAAAACCGTCGCAAGTAG
- the LOC124916601 gene encoding histidine biosynthesis bifunctional protein hisIE, chloroplastic isoform X2: MQGFVNKEALEVTISSRKATFYSRSRSKLWIKGETSMNFIQVNEIFFDCDYDSIIYLGKPDGPTCHTGAETCYYTSVFDSLKNPQVEEKGVALTTLYSLESIISQRKEELSLPVEGKPSWTRRLLTNDKLLCSKIREEADELCRTLEENEDETRTASEMADVLYHSMALLGLRGVKVEDVMEILRKRFSKSGIEEKENRRK; this comes from the exons atgcaagggtttgtgaacaAGGAAGCCTTGGAAGTTACCATTTCCTCGCGCAAGGCAACATTCTATAGCAGGTCGAGGTCAAAATTATGGATCAAGGGAGAGACGTCTATGAACTTCATTCAagttaatgaaatattttttgattGTGACTATGATTCT ATAATATATCTTGGAAAGCCTGATGGTCCTACTTGCCATACAGGGGCGGAGACTTGTTACTACACTTCGGTGTTTGATTCGTTAAAGAATCCACAG GTTGAAGAAAAAGGGGTTGCTTTGACCACTCTGTATTCCCTTGAATCAATTATATCTCAACGGAAAGAAGAGCTGTCACTGCCGGTGGAAGGGAAACCATCATGGACAAGGCGTTTATTGACTAACGATAAATTGCTCTGCTCGAAAATCAG GGAAGAAGCAGACGAGCTTTGTAGAACTCTAGAGGAAAATGAGGATGAAACTCGGACAGCCTCAGAGATGGCGGATGTTCTTTACCATTCGATGGCCCTGTTGGGACTTAGAGGTGTGAAAGTCGAAGATGTTATGGAGATCTTGAGGAAACGCTTCTCAAAATCAGGTATTGAGGAGAAGGAAAACCGTCGCAAGTAG
- the LOC124916578 gene encoding uncharacterized protein LOC124916578, whose amino-acid sequence MGEDLLAGLSMENYHPSTFLSMDSIAGNHEETDRDMNRQVPLSRPPDINLPLSAERSPPPPSYHDAFDMLDVGLGHQINDSDPLMCLTKNGRKCARRTDSVWGAWFFFTFYFKPVLKDKSKSIVTRDCNNGVSGFDKSDLQLEVFLVQHDMENIYMWVFKERPDNALGKMQLRSYMNGHSRQGDRPFPFSADKGFVRSHRMQRKHYRGLSNPQCLHGIELVRSPNLIGIDEEDQKKWIELTGRDLNFTVPSEANEYSSWRTLPNTDFELDRPITSVKKKPVHGSGLNLSGQPSNHTNGSLMDHHHSHLCNNNKRKKDLFPHGGNDEDCCFPLNPHSERHLDIDMNPVEPAWMNEFSGVMRNNNTYGPATAAKTLYEDEEGYLIIISLPLSDPEKVKVHWWNSLTHGIIKISSVSTAGLPFIQRNDRTFKLTDPSPEHCPPGEFKREIPLPTRIPDDAKLEAYFDKSGTVLEIMVPKHRVGPEEHEVPICLHPPNDFLLS is encoded by the coding sequence ATGGGAGAAGATTTACTTGCTGGTTTATCAATGGAGAATTATCACCCATCGACGTTTCTATCCATGGATTCGATTGCTGGAAATCATGAAGAAACCGACCGAGATATGAATAGGCAGGTTCCTCTATCTCGTCCTCCAGATATCAATCTGCCTCTATCAGCTGAACGTAGTCCTCCCCCACCTTCATATCATGATGCTTTCGATATGCTTGATGTTGGACTTGGACATCAAATCAATGATTCTGATCCCCTCATGTGCTTGACAAAAAACGGCAGGAAATGCGCTAGAAGGACTGACAGTGTTTGGGGTGCTTGGTTTTTCTTTACCTTCTATTTCAAGCCAGTTCTGAAAGACAAGTCGAAATCTATTGTAACCAGAGACTGTAACAATGGAGTGTCCGGATTCGACAAGTCAGACCTCCAGCTCGAGGTGTTTTTGGTTCAACATGATATGGAGAACATATACATGTGGGTGTTTAAGGAGAGGCCAGATAATGCTTTAGGGAAAATGCAGTTAAGGAGTTATATGAATGGGCATTCTCGCCAGGGAGATCGTCCATTTCCTTTTAGCGCGGATAAGGGTTTTGTTCGATCACATAGAATGCAGAGGAAACATTACAGAGGGTTGTCGAATCCTCAGTGCTTACATGGGATTGAGCTTGTTCGATCGCCAAACCTTATTGGAATTGATGAAGAAGATCAGAAGAAATGGATTGAGCTTACTGGTAGAGATTTGAATTTCACTGTCCCTTCTGAAGCAAACGAGTACAGTTCGTGGAGGACCCTGCCAAATACTGATTTCGAGCTTGATAGGCCGATTACTTCTGTAAAGAAGAAACCCGTTCATGGTTCTGGTTTGAATTTATCGGGGCAGCCATCAAATCACACAAACGGTAGTTTAATGGATCATCATCACTCGCACTTGTGTAATAACAATAAGAGGAAGAAAGATCTCTTCCCACATGGTGGTAACGATGAGGATTGTTGTTTCCCTTTAAATCCACATTCTGAACGACATCTAGATATCGATATGAATCCAGTTGAACCGGCTTGGATGAACGAATTCAGCGGTGTGATGAGGAACAACAACACATACGGTCCTGCTACAGCTGCCAAGACTTTATATGAAGACGAAGAAGGATACCTAATCATCATCTCCTTACCATTATCAGATCCAGAAAAAGTTAAAGTTCATTGGTGGAACAGTCTAACTCACGGAATCATCAAGATCTCATCTGTGAGCACGGCTGGCTTACCATTTATCCAGAGAAACGATAGAACGTTTAAGCTCACCGACCCGTCACCAGAGCATTGCCCACCTGGCGAATTCAAACGGGAAATCCCACTTCCCACTCGAATACCCGACGATGCTAAACTTGAAGCTTACTTTGACAAAAGTGGAACCGTTCTTGAGATAATGGTGCCAAAACATAGAGTTGGACCCGAGGAGCACGAAGTACCGATTTGCCTTCATCCGCCTAACGATTTCCTGTTATCTTGA
- the LOC124922557 gene encoding osmotin-like protein: protein MVSSNQFSLIFLLLLLAIINFTHSTDLTITIVNNCPYTIWPAIQPTAGYPILDHTGFQLEKLTHFSFPAPQTQWSGRIWARTGCIESLDRFTCATGDCGGHLECVLMGGATPTTLAQISVHNPPNDDCSYDVSLLDGFNIPMTVTPHEGKGNCPVVGCREDILATCPDPLRMRSSSGAVVGCMSGCEVFGTDELCCRNHYNSPQTCKASNYSEFFKVACPDTVTYAHDSLALYECSSVRELKVIFCH from the coding sequence ATGGTATCATCTAACCAATTTTCACTCATCTTTCTCCTCCTCCTGTTAGCCATTATCAACTTCACCCACAGCACGGACCTAACAATAACAATAGTCAACAACTGTCCCTACACCATCTGGCCAGCCATTCAACCCACCGCCGGCTACCCCATCTTAGACCACACCGGTTTCCAACTCGAAAAACTAACCCACTTCTCCTTTCCCGCTCCCCAAACGCAGTGGTCCGGTCGTATCTGGGCTCGAACGGGATGCATAGAATCCCTAGACCGTTTCACATGTGCCACCGGAGACTGCGGAGGGCATCTCGAGTGTGTCTTGATGGGAGGTGCTACCCCAACAACCCTAGCCCAAATCAGCGTTCACAATCCACCCAACGACGATTGTTCATACGATGTGAGTCTGTTGGATGGTTTCAACATCCCGATGACAGTTACCCCACACGAGGGGAAAGGGAACTGCCCAGTAGTTGGGTGCCGGGAAGATATTTTGGCGACTTGCCCAGATCCATTGAGGATGCGGTCGTCTTCGGGAGCGGTAGTGGGGTGCATGAGCGGGTGTGAGGTGTTTGGGACCGACGAGTTATGTTGTCGGAATCATTATAACAGCCCACAGACTTGTAAGGCTTCGAATTACTCGGAGTTCTTTAAGGTGGCTTGTCCGGATACGGTTACCTACGCACATGACTCGTTGGCTTTGTATGAATGCTCGTCTGTGCGCGAGCTTAAGGTCATATTTTGTCATTGA
- the LOC124916651 gene encoding histone H4: protein MSGRGKGGKGLGKGGAKRHRKVLRDNIQGITKPAIRRLARRGGVKRISGLIYEETRGVLKIFLENVIRDAVTYTEHARRKTVTAMDVVYALKRQGRTLYGFGG from the coding sequence ATGTCAGGCCGAGGTAAGGGAGGCAAGGGGTTGGGAAAGGGAGGTGCTAAAAGGCATCGTAAGGTTCTTAGAGACAACATCCAAGGTATTACGAAGCCAGCCATTCGTCGTCTGGCCAGAAGAGGTGGAGTCAAGCGAATCTCTGGTCTGATCTATGAGGAGACAAGAGGGGTACTAAAGATCTTCCTTGAGAATGTTATCCGTGATGCTGTCACTTACACTGAGCACGCTCGCAGGAAGACTGTCACCGCCATGGATGTGGTTTACGCCCTTAAGAGACAGGGCAGAACCCTATACGGTTTCGGCGGCTAG
- the LOC124916642 gene encoding histone H4: MSGRGKGGKGLGKGGAKRHRKVLRDNIQGITKPAIRRLARRGGVKRISGLIYEETRGVLKIFLENVIRDAVTYTEHARRKTVTAMDVVYALKRQGRTLYGFGG, from the coding sequence ATGTCAGGCCGCGGTAAGGGAGGCAAGGGTTTGGGAAAGGGAGGAGCCAAGAGGCATCGTAAAGTGCTTAGAGACAACATCCAAGGTATTACGAAGCCAGCCATTCGTCGTCTGGCCAGAAGAGGTGGAGTCAAGCGAATCTCTGGTCTGATCTACGAGGAGACAAGAGGGGTACTCAAGATCTTCCTTGAGAATGTGATTCGTGATGCTGTCACTTACACTGAGCACGCTCGCAGGAAGACGGTCACCGCCATGGATGTGGTTTACGCCCTCAAGCGTCAGGGAAGAACCCTATACGGTTTCGGCGGCTAG
- the LOC124916671 gene encoding histone H4, whose translation MSGRGKGGKGLGKGGAKRHRKVLRDNIQGITKPAIRRLARRGGVKRISGLIYEETRGVLKIFLENVIRDAVTYTEHARRKTVTAMDVVYALKRQGRTLYGFGG comes from the coding sequence ATGTCAGGCCGCGGAAAGGGAGGGAAGGGTTTGGGAAAGGGAGGAGCCAAGAGGCATCGTAAGGTTCTTAGAGACAACATCCAAGGTATTACCAAGCCAGCCATTCGTCGTCTGGCTAGAAGAGGTGGAGTCAAGCGTATCTCTGGTCTGATCTACGAGGAGACAAGAGGGGTACTCAAGATCTTTCTTGAGAATGTGATTCGCGATGCTGTCACTTACACTGAGCATGCTCGCAGGAAGACGGTGACTGCCATGGATGTGGTTTACGCCCTTAAGCGTCAGGGAAGAACCCTATACGGTTTCGGCGGCTAG